Proteins found in one Triticum urartu cultivar G1812 chromosome 4, Tu2.1, whole genome shotgun sequence genomic segment:
- the LOC125554456 gene encoding phytosulfokine receptor 2-like, giving the protein MNPMAKCCLLLLPIFFLAFLLPEAHATSCHPDDLHALQDFAGNLSGGGVLLRATWFGAACCSWEGVSCDAASGRVTALRLPRRGLVGPIPGTSLAGLARLEELDLGSNNFQNISGVLTVLRGCQNLATLILTKNFGGEELLGDGIIGGFKSLEVLALGDCALKGRVPEWLSQCKKMEVLDLSGNQLVGTIPSWIGELHHLCYLDLSNNSLVGDAPKSLALLKGLAPDGRSPGMVFTNIPSYVKHNRSTLGRRLNDLPNVITGTNNFVTSGSNNVLSGNDNTVIFGDENTVSGNNHAIYGDGNTVSGNNHVVSGSKHVVSGSRHGVTGRSSVVSGFNNGVSGINHVVSGSNNVVSGSNNVVSGMNHIVSGNNKVIT; this is encoded by the coding sequence ATGAATCCCATGGCCAAATGCTGCCTACTGCTCCTccccatcttcttcttggcatttCTCTTGCCCGAGGCGCACGCGACTTCGTGCCACCCCGACGACCTTCATGCACTGCAGGACTTTGCTGGGAACCTCAGCGGCGGGGGTGTCCTCCTCCGGGCCACGTGGTTCGGCGCCGCATGCTGCAGCTGGGAAGGTGTGAGCTGTGATGCCGCCAGTGGCCGTGTCACGGCACTGCGCCTCCCCAGGCGCGGCCTTGTGGGGCCCATCCCAGGAACCTCCCTTGCAGGCCTTGCGCGGCTCGAGGAGCTCGACCTTGGCTCCAACAACTTTCAAAACATCTCAGGGGTACTCACCGTGTTGCGTGGGTGCCAGAACCTCGCCACGCTGATTCTCACCAAGAATTTCGGTGGTGAGGAGCTACTAGGCGATGGTATTATTGGCGGGTTCAAGAGCCTCGAGGTGCTGGCCCTTGGTGATTGTGCTCTCAAGGGCAGGGTTCCGGAATGGTTGTCTCAATGCAAGAAAATGGAGGTGCTTGATTTGTCTGGCAACCAATTGGTGGGCACCATCCCATCGTGGATTGGTGAGCTTCACCACCTTTGCTACTTGGATCTCTCAAACAATTCATTGGTTGGCGATGCACCTAAGAGTTTGGCACTGCTAAAGGGGCTCGCCCCTGATGGGCGTTCACCGGGCATGGTTTTCACTAACATTCCATCGTATGTGAAGCATAACAGAAGCACACTCGGACGGCGACTTAACGACCTCCCAAATGTCATCACAGGGACCAACAACTTTGTAACATCTGGGAGCAACAATGTTTTATCGGGGAATGACAACACAGTCATATTTGGGGATGAAAACACTGTATCTGGGAACAACCATGCTATATATGGGGATGGGAACACGGTATCTGGGAACAACCATGTCGTATCTGGGAGCAAGCATGTTGTATCCGGGAGTAGGCATGGCGTAACTGGGAGAAGTAGTGTGGTATCTGGGTTCAACAATGGCGTATCTGGGATCAACCATGTTGTATCGGGGAGTAACAATGTCGTATCTGGGAGCAACAATGTTGTATCTGGGATGAACCATATTGTGTCTGGAAACAACAAAGTAATAACATGA